A window of the Citrus sinensis cultivar Valencia sweet orange chromosome 9, DVS_A1.0, whole genome shotgun sequence genome harbors these coding sequences:
- the LOC102578042 gene encoding lycopene beta-cyclase 1 (The RefSeq protein has 4 substitutions compared to this genomic sequence), whose amino-acid sequence MDTLLKTHNKLEFLPQVHGALEKSSSLSSLKIQNQELRFGLKKSRQKRNRSCFIKASSSALLELVPETKKENLEFELPMYDPSKGLVVDLAVVGGGPAGLAVAQQVSEAGLSVCSIDPSPKLIWPNNYGVWVDEFEAMDLLDCLDTTWSGAVVHIDDNTKKDLNRPYGRVNRKLLKSKMLQKCITNGVKFHQAKVIKVIHEESKSLLICNDGVTIQAAVVLDATGFSRCLVQYDKPYNPGYQVAYGILAEVEEHPFDLDKMVFMDWRDSHLNNNSELKEANSKIPTFLYAMPFSSNRIFLEETSLVARPGVPMKDIQERMVARLKHLGIKVKSIEEDEHCVIPMGGPLPVLPQRVVGIGGTAGMVHPSTGYMVARTLAAAPIVANAIVRSLSSDRSISGHKLSAEVWKDLWPIERRRQREFFCFGMDILLKLDLPATRRFFDAFFDLEPRYWHGFLSSRLFLPELLVFGLSLFSHASNTSRLEIMAKGTLPLVNMINNLVQDTD is encoded by the coding sequence ATGGATACTGTACTCAAAACTCATAACAAGCTTGAATTCTTGCCCCAAGTTCACGGGGCTTTGGAAAAATCCAGTAGTTTAAGCTCATTGAAGATTCAGAACCAGGAGCTTAGGTTTGGTCTCAAGAAGTCTCGTCAAAAGAGGAATATGAGTTGTTTCATTAAGGCTAGTAGTAGTGCTCTTTTGGAGCTAGTTCCTGAAACCAAGAAGGAAAATCTTGAATTTGAGCTTCCCATGTATGACCCATCAAAGGGCCTTGTTGTAGACCTAGCAGTTGTCGGTGGTGGCCCAGCTGGGCTTGCTGTTGCTCAGCAAGTTTCAGAGGCGGGGCTTTCGGTTTGCTCGATTGATCCATCTCCCAAATTGATTTGGCCAAATAATTATGGTGTTTGGGTGGATGAATTTGAGGCCATGGATTTGCTTGATTGCCTTGATACTACTTGGTCTGGTGCTGTTGTGCACATTGATGATAATACAAAGAAGGATCTTGATAGACCTTATGGCAGAGTTAATAGGAAGTTGCTGAAGTCGAAAATGCTGCAAAAATGCATAACCAATGGTGTTAAGTTCCACCAAGCTAAAGTTATTAAGGTTATTCATGAAGAGTCCAAATCTTTGTTGATTTGCAATGATGGTGTGACAATTCAGGCTGCCGTGGTTCTTGATGCTACGGGATTCTCTAGGTGTCTTGTGCAGTATGATAAACCCTATAATCCAGGTTACCAAGTGGCATATGGAATACTAGCTGAGGTAGAAGAGCACCCGTTTGATTTAGACAAGATGGTTTTCATGGATTGGAGAGATTCGCATCTGAACAACAATTCGGAGCTCAAAGAGGCAAATAGCAAAATTCCTACTTTTCTTTATGCCATGCCCTTTTCGTCAAACAGGATATTTCTTGAAGAGACTTCGCTAGTGGCGCGGCCTGGAGTGCCAATGAAAGATATCCAGGAAAGAATGGTGGCTAGATTAAAGCACTTAGGCATAAAAGTTAGAAGCATTGAAGAGGATGAGCATTGTGTCATTCCGATGGGTGGGCCCCTTCCAGTGCTTCCTCAAAGAGTTGTTGGAATAGGTGGTACCGCTGGGATGGTGCACCCTTCAACTGGCTATATGGTGGCAAGGACTTTAGCTGCGGCTCCTATTGTTGCAAATGCAATCGTTCGAAGCCTCAGTTCTGACAGAAGCATTTCAGGACACAAATTGTCTGCTGAAGTTTGGAAAGATTTGTGGCCCATAGAAAGGAGAAGGCAAAGGGAGTTCTTCTGTTTTGGTATGGATATCCTGCTCAAACTTGACTTACCTGCCACTAGAAGGTTTTTCGATGCTTTTTTTGATCTGGAGCCCCGTTATTGGCATGGTTTCTTATCATCGAGATTGTTTCTCCCCGAGCTTTTAGTTTTTGGGCTTTCTCTATTCTCACATGCCTCTAATACTTCTAGGCTAGAGATCATGGCAAAGGGCACTCTTCCTTTGGTTAACATGATCAACAACTTGGTACAAGATACAGATTAA
- the LOC102612424 gene encoding uncharacterized protein LOC102612424 isoform X2, with the protein MGCNKSKNNVGVELGNRKSSNKDKDKGVQQSNILSNAMKTGAAKEKITKRVRFEEAIPDNEKLIGMNMNTNVNKKVAESEDEAYFSAEDDIGLKKEKAPKSKHAHKN; encoded by the exons ATGGGTTGCAACAAATCAAAGAACAATGTTGGAGTTGAATTGGGAAACAGGAAGTCTTCAAACAAGGATAAGGATAAAG GCGTGCAACAAAGCAATATTCTGAGTAATGCAATGAAAACGGGGGCGGCCAAAGAAAAGATCACAAAGCGTGTTCGATTTGAGGAGGCAATTCCAGATAATGAGAAGCTTATTGGCATGAACATGAACACGAACGTGAACAAGAAGGTTGCTGAATCAGAAGATGAAGCTTATTTTTCTGCAGAAGATGACATTGGTCTAAAGAAGGAAAAGGCCCCGAAATCCAAGCATGCTCAcaaaaattga
- the LOC102612424 gene encoding uncharacterized protein LOC102612424 isoform X1, producing the protein MREMGCNKSKNNVGVELGNRKSSNKDKDKGVQQSNILSNAMKTGAAKEKITKRVRFEEAIPDNEKLIGMNMNTNVNKKVAESEDEAYFSAEDDIGLKKEKAPKSKHAHKN; encoded by the exons ATG AGGGAGATGGGTTGCAACAAATCAAAGAACAATGTTGGAGTTGAATTGGGAAACAGGAAGTCTTCAAACAAGGATAAGGATAAAG GCGTGCAACAAAGCAATATTCTGAGTAATGCAATGAAAACGGGGGCGGCCAAAGAAAAGATCACAAAGCGTGTTCGATTTGAGGAGGCAATTCCAGATAATGAGAAGCTTATTGGCATGAACATGAACACGAACGTGAACAAGAAGGTTGCTGAATCAGAAGATGAAGCTTATTTTTCTGCAGAAGATGACATTGGTCTAAAGAAGGAAAAGGCCCCGAAATCCAAGCATGCTCAcaaaaattga
- the LOC102612724 gene encoding uncharacterized protein LOC102612724, producing MGSSCPPSDDLSVMVLASDLGIDARPFLSKQQDTEIEEQEQEQWHDCAQYLSPDEDFSDLDSLQFFCLQGSDKSGNRIFRLVGKYFPAPVVGGERLKKYIFHKICSELPDGPFCIVYMHTCVQKEDNYPGFTILRWIYEELPSRIKNRLQIMYFIHPGLWSRLAFATVGRFFLSGGLYWKIKYVSRLQYLWSDIKKGEIEIPEFVQNHDTVLEHRPLTDYGIEPDHLHLPEVPNMAYSFGRHDGNWGSREFMR from the exons atgggaAGTTCATGTCCGCCATCGGACGATCTTTCGGTGATGGTATTGGCGTCAGATTTGGGGATAGATGCACGTCCTTTCTTATCAAAACAACAAGACAcagaaattgaagaacaagaacaagaacaGTGGCACGATTGTGCCCAATATCTCTCGCCAGATGAAGACTTCTCTGATCTCGATtctcttcaattcttttgcCTCCAGGGTTCTGATAAATCTGGAAATCGCATTTTCCGCCTCGTTGGAAAGTATTTTCCCG CTCCAGTTGTCGGTGGGGAGCGATTGAAGAAGTAtatatttcacaaaatttgCAGCGAGTTGCCGGATGGGCCATTCTGCATTGTTTACATGCATACTTGTGTGCAAAAGGAGGACAACTATCCTGGCTTCACCATCTTGAGATGGATTTATGAAGAACTTCCCTCAAGAATTAAGAATAGGCTTCAAATCATGTACTTTATTCATCCTGGACTGTGGTCAAGGCTAGCCTTTGCCACTGTTGGCCGATTCTTCTTAAGTGGAGG TTTGTACTGGAAAATCAAGTATGTTAGCCGTCTTCAGTATCTCTGGAGTGACATAAAGAAGGGGGAGATTGAGATCCCTGAATTTGTGCAAAATCATGATACTGTTCTTGAGCACAGACCGCTGACAGATTATGGTATTGAACCAGATCATCTGCATTTACCTGAGGTGCCCAACATGGCATACTCATTTGGAAGGCATGACGGGAACTGGGGATCGAGGGAATTTATGAGATAG